The Lonchura striata isolate bLonStr1 chromosome Z, bLonStr1.mat, whole genome shotgun sequence genome window below encodes:
- the SMC2 gene encoding structural maintenance of chromosomes protein 2 codes for MYIKSIVLEGFKSYAQRTEISNFDPLFNAITGLNGSGKSNILDSICFVLGISNLSQVRACNFHDLIYKSGQAGITKATVSINFDNSNKSQSPLGFEANDEITVTRQVAVGGRSKYLINGVNAANSRVQDLFCSIGLNVNNPHFLIMQGKITKVLNMKPPEILAMIEEAAGTRMYECKKITVQKTIEKKEFKLKNIQMVLNEEIGPTLQKLKEKRALYLEYQKVVREIEHLSRFCVAYQFVLAEETKISSTGMLKEMQANVEKFKESRAEIEQKVKQLNEHIAEMEKKKDKEVGGKLQELEAALSANQRVNAKAQSALDLKKQNLKGEEVKYKELVARMQKDSKALMSKEKEVKNLEKELNVLLEESEKDAHALVAAQQHFNAVSAGLSNNKDGEEATLSGQMMICKNEISQAAIEAKQAQMKLNYAQKELKAKEAEVKKMDEGYKKDRNTFEAVEKMKITLEKQIKELEYSEEKREEALLAKKKALIFDISRLRELNEKLLARLPQLQFTYKYPEKGWNASRVKGLVAFLITVKLPSNAKALEAVAGGKLYNLVVDTEVTGKKLLENGELKRRYTIIPLNKISPRCLQENTVKLAQSLVGHTNLYLALSLIGYESELQKAMEYVFGTTFVCNNMDSAKKVTFNKRIMTRCVTLDGDVFDPQGTLHGGASLQAGSILSKLQEVKDVQTELQKKESELEAVENELATLKTVAERYQHLKQQWELKSEEAELLHKKLCQSAYHKQEEELIALKKTIASCEETINKTEESKKKAEKKYKELENKIKNAEAECLKERKNAEQKLDNAKKKADISSKKIKDMQQEVKALVLELEELKQEQASYKLQITAVEEAIKSYQDEVDALVAEVAKTEESVEKAQKELTKQKEVMALHDNAIKDKSAEMVKYREQNNELQLKVKELEHSITKCEQEAADADAKVAKMLKEYKWIASDKPLFGQPNTAYDFKSCNPKEASQKLQKLQEHKEKMGKNVNTTVMNLLSDAEERYNDLMKKKRIVENDKIKILAVIEELDQKKKQTLDIAWKKVNEDFNSIFSTLLPGARAMLAPSKSHNVIVGMEFRVGLGKIWKENLTELSGGQRSLVALSLILAMLLFKPAPVYILDEVDAALDLSHTQNIGQMLQTHFRRSQFIVVSLKEGMFNNANVLYKTRFVDGVSTIARYSQIEKQRQKKRGQESARKRKITENGELSDIGPPKLHIPILSQIS; via the exons ATGTACATTAAGTCAATTGTTCTTGAAGGTTTTAAATCCTATGCTCAGAGGACGGAAATTAGTAACTTTGACCCGCTATTCAATGCCATTACTGGCTTGAATGGTAGTGGCAAATCCAATATCTTGGACTCCATCTGTTTTGTGCTGGGAATCAGCAATCTGTCACAG GTGCGAGCTTGCAACTTCCATGATCTAATTTATAAGAGTGGGCAAGCTGGAATTACAAAAGCAACTGTGTCTATTAACTTTGATAATTCAAACAAAAGTCAAAGTCCACTGGGATTTGAAGCTAATGATGAGATCACTGTGACTAGGCAG GTTGCTGTAGGAGGTAGAAGTAAGTATCTTATCAATGGTGTGAATGCTGCCAACAGTCGTGTGCAGGATTTATTCTGTTCCATTGGACTGAATGTCAATAATCCTCATTTCCTCATTATGCAG GGAAAAATTACCAAAGTTTTAAATATGAAGCCACCAGAG attttagcTATGATTGAAGAAGCAGCTGGAACTAGGATGTACGAGTGCAAGAAAATAACTGTCCAGAAAACCATAGAGAAGAAGGaattcaaactgaaaaacaTTCAAATG GTCTTAAATGAGGAGATCGGTCCAACTTTGCAGAAACTGAAAGAG AAACGAGCATTATATCTAGAATACCAAAAAGTAGTACGAGAAATAGAACATTTAAGCCGTTTTTGTGTAGCTTATCAGTTTGTTCTGGCTGAAGAAACAAAGATATCCTCCACTGGTATGCTAAAGGAAATGCAAGCTAATGTAGAGAAGTTTAAGGAATCAAGAGCTGAAATTGAACAGAAGGTAAAACAGCTTAATGAACACATAGcagagatggaaaagaaaaaggataag GAAGTTGGTGGTAAACTCCAAGAACTAGAAGCTGCTCTTTCAGCAAATCAAAGAGTTAATGCAAAAGCACAAAGTGCTCTTGATCTCAAGAAGCAAAACTTAAAAGGTGAAGAGGTTAAGTATAAGGAATTGGTAGCACGTATGCAGAAG GATTCTAAAGCATTAATGTCAAAGGAGAAAGAGGTAAAGAATCTAGAGAAAGAACTAAATGTTTTACTGGAAGAAAGTGAAAAAGATGCACATGCTCTAGTTGCAGCACAACAGCATTTTAATGCTGTATCTGCTGGCCTGTCCAACAATAAGGATGGTGAAGAAGCTACTCTTTCAGGACAGATGATGATCTGCAAAAATGAAATTAGCCAAGCAGCAATAGAGGCTAAACAG GCACAAATGAAATTGAATTATGCACAAAAAGAATTAAAGGCAAAAGAAGCTGAAGTTAAAAAGATGGATGAAGGCTACAAGAAAGACCGAAACACATTTGAAGCtgttgaaaaaatgaaaataacccTAGAGAAGCAAATAAAGGAGCTGGAATATTCAG aagaaaaaagggaagaagcCCTCCTAGCAAAAAAGAAGGCATTGATTTTTGATATCAGCCGGCTAAGAGAATTGAATGAAAAATTACTAGCAAGACTTCCTCAGCTACAGTTTACATACAA atatCCAGAAAAAGGATGGAATGCAAGCCGGGTGAAAGGCCTTGTTGCGTTTCTTATCACTGTGAAACTTCCATCCAATGCCAAAGCCCTGGAAGCGGTGGCTGGAGGGAAACTCTATAACCTTGTTGTGGACACAGAA GTTACTGGCAAAAAGCTGTTAGAGAACGGTGAACTAAAGCGTCGATACACCATCATTCCCTTAAACAAAATTTCACCCAGGTGTCTTCAAGAAAACACAGTCAAGTTGGCCCAAAGCCTG GTTGGACATACTAACTTGTATTTAGCCCTTTCTCTAATTGGGTATGAATCTGAACTGCAAAAAGCAATGGAATATGTCTTTGGAACAACATTTGTCTGTAATAACATGGATAGTGCTAAGAAAGTGACTTTCAACAAAAGGATAATGACAAGATGTGTTACTCTTGATGGAGATGTGTTTGATCCCCAAGGAACTCTGCATGGAG GTGCATCCTTACAGGCTGGATCAATATTGTCTAAACTTCAAGAAGTGAAAGATGTTCAAACAGAACTCCAGAAAAAGGAATCTGAACTTGAAGCAGTAGAGAATGAGTTGGCAACCTTGAAGACAGTTGCTGAAAG GTATCAGCATCTGAAGCAACAATGGGAGCTGAAGTCTGaggaagcagagctgctgcacaaGAAGCTTTGTCAAAGTGCTTACCACAAACAAGAGGAAGAGCTGATTGCCCTGAAGAAAACCATTG CATCTTGTGAAGAGACAATAAACAAAACCGAAGAGagcaaaaagaaagcagaaaaaaaatacaaggaattggagaataaaattaaaaacgCAGAAGCAGAATGTctaaaagagaggaaaaatgcgGAGCAGAAACTAGACAATGCCAAGAAAAAGGCAGACAtttcaagcaaaaaaataaaagacatgCAGCAG GAAGTGAAAGCTTTAGTTCTGGAACTTGAAGAGCTGAAACAAGAGCAGGCCTCCTATAAACTACAGATAACAGCTGTAGAGGAAGCAATCAAATCCTACCAGGATGAAGTGGATGCTCTGGTGGCTGAAGTGGCTAAAACAGAG GAATCTGTAGAGAAAGCACAGAAGGAGCTTACCAAGCAAAAGGAAGTAATGGCATTACATGATAATGCAATTAAAGACAAATCTGCAGAGATGGTAAAATACAGAGAACAAAATAATGAATTACAGCTTAAGGTTAAAGAATTAGAACACAGCATCACCAAATGTGAACAAGAGGCTGCTGATGCTGATGCCAAG GTGGCCAAAATGCTGAAAGAATATAAGTGGATAGCTTCAGACAAACCACTCTTTGGCCAGCCAAACACAGCCTATGATTTCAAAAGTTGCAACCCTAAAGAAGCAAGTCAGAAGCTGCAGAAATTGCAGGAGCATAAAGAGAAGATGGGAAAGAATGTGAACACCACAGTTATGAACTTGCTTTCTGATGCAGAGGAAAGG TACAATGacttaatgaagaaaaaaagaattgtaGAGAATGACAAGATAAAAATTCTTGCAGTTATTGAAGAGCTTgaccagaagaaaaaacaaactttaGATATTGCTTGGAAAAAG GTCAATGAAGACTTTAATTCCATTTTCTCAACACTCCTACCTGGAGCCAGAGCTATGTTAGCACCCTCTAAAAGTCACAATGTCATTGTTGGTATGGAGTTCAGGGTTGGCTTAGGAAAGATCTGGAAGGAAAACTTAACAGAACTTAGTGGAGGACAAAG ATCATTGGTGGCCTTATCCTTGATATTAGCCATGCTCCTCTTCAAACCTGCCCCAGTTTACATCTTGGATGAAGTGGATGCAGCTCTTGATCTCTCTCATACCCAGAATATTGGGCAGATGCTTCAAACTCATTTCAGACGCTCCCAG TTTATTGTGGTGTCCTTGAAAGAAGGAATGTTCAACAATGCAAATGTCCTCTACAAGACCAGGTTTGTGGATGGTGTATCCACTATTGCAAGATACAGCCAGATTGAaaagcagagacaaaaaaaGCGTGGACAAGAAAgtgccagaaaaagaaaaattacggAGAACGGTGAACTGAGTGACATAGGACCCCCAAAGCTACACATCCCTATTCTTTCACAAATCTCGTAA